Proteins from a genomic interval of Polyodon spathula isolate WHYD16114869_AA chromosome 1, ASM1765450v1, whole genome shotgun sequence:
- the LOC121319290 gene encoding LOW QUALITY PROTEIN: pentatricopeptide repeat-containing protein 2, mitochondrial-like (The sequence of the model RefSeq protein was modified relative to this genomic sequence to represent the inferred CDS: substituted 1 base at 1 genomic stop codon), with protein sequence MFIFAAKRHLHSEDVIRLHEFQQRKVAVAHQIYGDKDHYFQTLDKRLQRNELVLKDELKLVLHLCQTPEDVEVAKNAIYRYHEENVNVAFGEFKFGPLFMRLCYELGLEETAAELVKDKALKGFFSDXTSFNIVMDMLFIKGYYDSKQSIRLLNSSFTHSSLENTAESYRICTLILEETQSKGKHVPRHAFFFAIALALKQEDIERARSLYLQIMNTESKICLNLKVLLLGLSGALKDLLSFLESSIVADTPAFVKKPAFSQEVLEMVREKMEDSSHLHSRLEDISAKLRLSGQVTDVTLDIMLCHTPNAKKKHAALLDQRRISRRTFRPLQSALLIE encoded by the exons ATGTTTATATTTGCAGCAAAAAGGCATCTGCATTCAGAGGATGTGATTCGGCTACATGAATTCCAGCAAAGAAAAGTAGCTGTTGCTCATCAGATATATGGAGACAAAG ATCACTATTTTCAGACCCTGGATAAAAGGCTGCAGAGGAATGAGCTTGTCCTTAAAGATGAATTAAAACTGGTCTTGCATTTATGCCAGACCCCAGAAGATGTAGAAGTAGCCAAGAATGCCATTTACAG GTACCATGaggaaaatgtaaatgtggcGTTTGGAGAGTTTAAGTTCGGACCCCTCTTTATGAGGTTGTGTTATGAGTTAGGACTGGAAGAGACTGCAGCAGAGCTGGTGAAAGACAAG GCTCTGAAAGGATTCTTTTCAGATTAAACTTCCTTCAACATTGTCATGGACATGTTGTTCATAAAAGGATATTATGACAGTAAGCAATCAATAAGACTATTgaatagcagttttacccattccag TTTGGAG AACACTGCAGAGTCCTACAGAATCTGCACTCTAATACTGGAGGAGACCCAGAGTAAAGGAAAGCACGTTCCTCGACATGCCTTCTTCTTTGCAATTGCTCTTGCACTTAAACAG GAGGACATTGAGAGAGCCCGCTCACTCTATTTGCAGATTATGAACACCGAAAGCAAAATTTGCCTAAATCTTAAA GTTTTACTACTGGGCTTGTCAGGGGCTCTGAAGGACCTTCTGTCCTTTCTGGAGTCATCGATAGTGGCAGACACTCCTGCATTCGTCAAGAAGCCAGCCTTTTCTCAAGAGGTG cTTGAGATGGTCCGAGAGAAGATGGAGGACAGCAGTCACCTGCACAGTCGATTAGAGGACATCTCTGCTAAGCTGCGTCTGTCCGGTCAGGTCACTGATGTGACTCTGGATATAATGCTGTGTCATACTCCTAATGCGAAGAAGAAACATGCGGCTTTGCTGGATCAGAGGAGAATCAGCCGAAGGACATTCAGACCCCTGCAGTCAGCACTTCTGATTGAGTAG